From the Bremerella alba genome, one window contains:
- a CDS encoding SIR2 family NAD-dependent protein deacylase, translating to MSSDIELTANWLRRAKSAVVFTGAGISTESGIPDFRSPGGVWTRHRTVYFDEFCQSAEARHEYWVQKTEAHVEFAAASPNIGHQTIAQWEGQGRIRGVITQNIDGLHQIAGSRDVLQLHGTAREVTCLDCDWRSPVDPLVNQFRETNEVPLCPECGDGRLKHATVSFGQVLPELTLNRAHRWCEEADLIITIGSSLVVYPAAGLPEAGKRNGAKLVIINRDETGLDAIADMLIPGSCGEALSAINAAL from the coding sequence ATGTCTTCAGATATCGAGCTGACCGCCAACTGGCTCCGCCGCGCCAAATCGGCAGTCGTGTTCACCGGCGCTGGGATCAGCACCGAGAGTGGTATCCCTGACTTCCGTTCGCCTGGGGGTGTTTGGACTCGGCACCGAACCGTCTACTTCGACGAATTCTGCCAGTCGGCCGAAGCACGTCATGAATATTGGGTGCAGAAGACCGAAGCGCACGTTGAGTTTGCCGCAGCAAGTCCCAACATCGGCCATCAAACGATTGCCCAATGGGAAGGGCAGGGGAGAATCCGTGGGGTGATTACACAGAACATCGACGGCCTACACCAAATCGCTGGCAGCCGAGATGTATTGCAGCTACATGGCACGGCTCGGGAAGTGACCTGCTTGGACTGCGACTGGCGATCGCCGGTCGACCCGCTGGTGAATCAATTTCGCGAGACCAACGAAGTCCCACTGTGCCCCGAGTGTGGTGACGGTCGTTTGAAACACGCGACGGTCTCCTTCGGCCAAGTTCTCCCAGAGCTAACGCTGAACCGGGCTCACCGCTGGTGCGAGGAAGCCGACTTGATCATCACGATCGGATCGTCCCTGGTCGTCTATCCCGCCGCAGGCCTGCCCGAAGCAGGCAAACGCAACGGAGCCAAACTCGTGATCATCAATCGCGACGAAACAGGCCTCGACGCAATCGCCGACATGCTCATCCCCGGCAGCTGCGGCGAAGCCTTGTCCGCGATCAATGCAGCCCTGTAG